CGGaactcctcctccgccgccgccagcTCCTCCCGTGGGTGTTACGCCGCTTCCCAAGCTGGAGATGCTTCCTCGGGGTCGGCGATGCAagcctccgccgccgccttgGCCCCCGCCCTCATCTTCGCTGGCATTGCCTAGCGGTGCGGACGTGGGTGGCACCTCATTGCTCATCGGGACTGAGGCAGAGGACACGCCGCCCTCGGCTCCAGCCAgagctgccgccgctgccttTTTGCTATTCATCTTCATTTCCAGTTCTTGCAACTTTTTAGCAGCCGCCTGCTTGCGTTCCATCTCGCGACgctcttcctcctccttgcGCTGCTTTACTCGCTCGTACACGCTGGCATCCAAGGCAATTCCACCGGCCACTGGTGCTCCCACGTTGCCAGAGCTACCGCGGTGGCCATTCTGTTGGCGAAcctcttgctgctgctgttgctgctgctgctgatcctgAATACCTTCCGTTGGCTGATCGCGATCGGTGCTCTCCTTGCCGCGCTGCCAACTGGTTGTGGAAGCGGACAGCTTTCGTTGATCgttcgaggaggaggatccTTGCGCCTGCAGTTGAGCGGAGCTGTGCTGCTTGCCCTGTCCTTGGTGCTCTTCCGGAGTGGACTCATCGTCCGAGAATGTTAGTTTCTTCGTGTAGTCAATGTCGTCCTGCTTGGTCCAGCTATCGTCCTTGGCGATAGCGTTGAGGCGCTCCAAGTCCTCTTCGCGTATGATAGGACGCTGCATTTGGGCCACCTCCGGCTCCACCACGTAGTCCTTATCCTTGCGCCCAGCCCCGCCTCCGTTGGCCTGCTGCTGGGATTGTGGGGGAGTGGGTGATCCTCCAATGCCTAGGCCAGATTGTGGGGGTGACGAGGAGGTTTGTGGTCGCTTGGGAATGGCAGTGGCCGCCCTGAAGCTTCCACTGCCCACCACCGCTGGCGAAGCAGACCGAGCACCCAGGATTCCGTTCTGGTAGGGAGCGTTGGGCAACGCAGAAGTGTCCAAGGATCCGCCGGCCAAGATGCTGGCCGCCGTCGCTCCACCGGCGGGCATCGGAGCTCCGCTGCGCATGAACGAGGGCATCAGCGATAGTATGGGCAGGGGCACAGCTCCGCCCGAccctcctcctgctccgccaTTACCGCCTATCTGATGGTGGCCCGGGCCCTGTAGGTTGAGGCCCTGGTCCgctgccgcagctgctgccaccTTGGCCgccttctcctgctgctgcaaccAGGCGGCCGTGTCGTTTTGTGGCCGAAGGCTGAGCTCGCCCAGATCCGCGGACCCGCCGCCGACGTCGTCGCTGCCATCTCTGTAGTCGCGATGCGAGTGGTGTCCATACTGGCGCCCGTGGCCATGGTGGTAGTCCCgatggtgctgttgctgctggtggtggtgctgttgatgctgctggtggtgctgctgatgctggtgATGGTTTTGGTGGCCGGCATGGTGCGCCTGATTCTGGTAATGGCTCTTGCCCGCTCCAGATCCGGAACCCACACCCGCTCCCGATCCTCCGCCGGCGCCGCTGCCAACTGTGCCGTCCAGCGTGGGAAATTCGTACTGGAACTGCGGACTCTGATAATGGGGGACCACCTGCTGTTGCTGACGTCCATAATTCTGACCGCCCGAGCCCCGCTCGTGTCCTGTGGTGATTGCAGACCATGTCTTGGGTGAGTTGACTGAGTGTCCGCCCGATCCTGACCCTGATCCACCTCCTACTCCTGACGATCCGCCGCCGCCCGACCCTCCTTgtccgccgccgccggagcTGCCCACGGAGTTGttgattaatttaaagttcttgttgccgctgcctgAGCTGccggcgttgttgttgctgctgccgttgttgctgttgacaAACTTTCCGGCGTTAGGGCCGAGAGCGACGTTATTATTGTGCTGGTGCTGGCTGTGAGTCAGCTGCTGGGATAGATGGCCACCAGCAGATGAAGACgcagctcctccgccgcctGATCCCGCTCCGCCGCCCGTGCCTGAACTTCCGCTATGGGCAGTGGTGTTGTTGTGGCTAGTGTTGGTTCCTGCCGCGCCAGATCCCGCTGCTCCGCCTGCGCCCGCCCCACCAGATGTGGCTcctaaaatggaaaattcacCCAGTTAAACGTACATCTTAGTACACATGCTTTCAATAAGATAATATCGCAGAACACCCACCTTCGACTGAGACTAAaagattgttgttgctgctggtgtggGTCTCGGCCTTCAGGGAAGGCAAATTGGCTGGTGGTCGCCTAGCGGACGGCACTTTGCCCAAGATTTGCATTCCATGTTTACGTGGCACTTGATTCTTTTGTGCAGATGGTTCACTTGACTCGCCCTGCAAACAATAAGAACAAGTTGGCGATCAGATAGGTTTGGATCTATCAAGATCTAGATGTAGATCTAGATCTAGGTCTAGGGGCTCGCTACTTACGCGGCTATTCTTGTACATGCGATTTATATCCAACGCTGTGAATTTGGGCTTGGCATTTCGCTCTCCCCTACTTCCCCCCAGTGTACTCATGCTGCCAATAGATCCTCATTAGCGTTAGCTTCCTTCACGCCGCCGCCGCGCTCCTCGTCTTCCCGCTGCGCTGGAGGATGGGCTaggatgtggctgtggctcTTGACGAGAATGAGTTTAAGAAGCTGGGATCGCCGCTTTTGGGCCGAAGCTCCTTGTTTCAGTCTTTCTGGTGGGCTGCAAAATAGAAAAGCGTAGATAGGCATTTAATTGAGTATAGGTGCAGGCGTAGCAAGGCAAGGCTAGTCAGCtgcaagtgggtggtgctccCGACAAATTGTTTTCAGCACGCTGGTTATTGTTTTGTCTGTTCGGGAACTCCTCTATTTAGCCACCCCCAACCGATCCGCCCCACTAACACATACAGAGGTGGATCTGCAGCGAAAATTTGAGGTTCTTCTTAGAAAGATATTGCACataatttggaaaataacCTCTTCAGACAATAATAGACATGGGTTTCAACTAAACCGAGTTTTACTTAAAGTGCTTTTGATATTTCATATTGATGAAACTGAAGAAGTTTCTTGATAATTTTCCAACACATGCTGTTTCGAAATACGATCAAGTTTCCAATGCTTTGTTTAAGCAACAACTAGAATGTAATTCCATTAAACTACTACCATTCGAAACTGTTCGCAGAATCAATTGGGATTTTGTTGATATTGCGTTTATTACGAAAACGTTTGGGGCAACTATTCCTCAGTTTCGCTCTCCCCCCTTTAATCCGACACTGAGTGCAGGCAATGTTTGGTGCGAGCAGGACAGCCATTGACTCGCAGCACACGCAACGGAGAGGCTGCCTTGGCCGGGTGACAGTGGAAGCGGGACAGCTAGATGGAtctgcccacacacacacaccgatgcacagcagcggcagaagcGGCAACGCATTGAAAGAATTTTTTGCGGTGGCGTCTTGTAATAATTGCGGGTGGGGGCGTGAAGGGCCGGACGAACAATGGCCGACAACTACAGCAACAATAGAAAAAACGGGGCCAGTAAAATCCTCGCAagaagagcaacaacaacaaaggccggcatttaaaatgtaaccAATTTGACAGATGCAAGTGGGGGGAGTACAAGACAATCTAAACGCTTGGCAACAATTCTATGTCTCCTTTTTGTAATAACAACCATTCACAAGCACAACGCACACTAACACCACGCAGGCACAGGCGCACAcatcacccacacacacacacacttacattCGCAGAAACCGAGAGGCTTTGATAGTTATTATTTAATCGACGAGTGCAATTTTTTTTGACTACCTTTTGTTTTACAGCCGTAtccttttatttaatttgcatggCACAGTGGCtgacaaaggcaaacaaagagAGACGAGTAAATATACCGTTTAAAcagcacgcacgcacacagccacacactcGGGGAGTTTCGTTTGTTGGACAGCGATGATAAACTGAATGGAAAACGcttcaatttgtttacttcGAATGTTTCGCGGTCTGCTGGCACACTTGGCCGCCTGTATGTTggttatttttctgtttaacTTCGTGCAAATTGCTATCTTTTGATTCTGCTTTTCACCGTCCAACATAAAGTTTGCCGCTAATTCTTCTTCCTCGAGTTCTTCCTCTACCACTTCTCACTTTTCGAATGTATTGCGTGCGTGAGTGGCGTGGAGAGCGGCGTTGCCACCTGGTCCGTTGGGATCCAGCCATACCGCCGAGTGAAACTAATTCGGCGGAGGTGGCAGTAGCCTGgcaattattaaacaattagAGAGCGTGCTATTTGGCGATTAAACGGAAATTAACACAGTCTCTATGCATCGATGCCGACAAAAAGAGAAAACGGAAAACGATGACCTGCCGCCGACAAATGCAACGCTGTTTGCGACATAGAGCGGGACAACATGACTAGCTGAACTTCCACTCCCTCCCACTCTCACACGTCGAATTTGACAGAACCGACAAAAGTATATCTTTTATACAAGGCGTATTTTCTACAAACAAAATCACAATTTACAAACCCTGGCGCCGTGgaattaaacataatttacaATCACTGCTAGCCAACAAATCTCGATCTCCCGGCCTACTTCCAGAGCGAGAGCATGAGAACCATAGAGCTTACCCTTTCGCACGCAGAGCACACACCGCAAACACAGTTCGTTGCTCCTTGGCTTCTTTCTTTCCttcgccttttttttgcactcTTTCTGGCGCTTACTCAGCGCCCGTTTCGCCGCTTGTGAAAACAAGGgacgaaaacaaaagagagCGCAACCAAGACGAGAcgttgtgctgctgctgcagttgttgttgttagtcGCCTTTGTTCGCCAGAATCTTCGATTTGGTtgaatttcgatttcgatttggttgCGATTTTCGCTATGTTGCGCTGGCTTTGTCAGCGCTCTCGCTCCCACTCACTGGCACTGCGCTCTCCCACTCTCCGCTCACTCGCGCCGTCCCTCTCGCGCGCTGTCGCTTTTTTGCAAGTGTAGGTGGAAAATGGTATCGGGTGAGGAGGCTTCGAGCAAGCCCGTTTGAATTCGCTTTTTCCACGGGGTTTTGCCTTTCCTTCGCTAGGTTTTAGCTCTGCACACACActacacacgcacacgacTTGCgtttcttatttgttttgattatttgcGTTGCGTTCTTTTCACGTAATACGTAATTGTCCATTAGTTTTAAATcgtatgtattattttttttgccattttacgGCAAGCGTTGCCAGAGTTGTGTTGGTAGATTGGCGTGCTGCCACACCGTCCGCAGACTGCCATCGTTTGGATGTGTATCCAacgatatatattttttttatattttcgatttttaatttatggatATTCGTTTTCACTGTACTTTGCAGACTAAATTGTTGACAATAAATTGTAAGGCAGATTAACGAAAATTACTCATCGCGCAGTGTGGCCACCCCGCAGAAAACTCTTGAGATGGAGTTTTGCCATTCACAATTGGATTCTGTTATCGATTCACGATAGGTGAATTATGTTGTTTACAACGAAAAactgtttaaattttttatttatttgactttgCGTTGTGATTCCGTTCGCGCGAAATGATTTGTCGCCTTTGCCTGCGATGTCTCAGCCCCGGAAGTGCAGTTTTCCTCTTTGAGACGGACGATACGCTGGCGGAGACGCGCCTGGTCAAGATGATTGCGAAGTTTCTGCAGCTGGAGGTGAGTGTACTTGGCAAATACcaattttatcaaaacaattcCAATAAGCCATCCCATGCAGATTCTGCCCGATGACAGCATCTCGACCAGCGTCTGTACCGAGTGCTGTGAGCATCTGGAGGACTTCAATGGCTTCTGGCAGCTGGTGGAGCAGAAGCAGTGCTCACTCAAGAAGGAGTTCCTTACCGTAGACGTCGACTGTGCGGCCATGAAGTGGACGGGCGGTGTGGACGTGGACGTCAACATCGACGAACTGCCGCTGGCGACTGGCGACATGGACGAGAAACCGTTGGACCTGCACAACCTTAGCCTGCTGGGAAGCGTGCTGGACGTGAATGTGGACAGTGTGGATGTCAGGGAACCGATCAAGGAGCAGCTGCCCTGTGAgtccgaggaggaggacgagaagCCGTGCCTGCAAGCCAGTGATAGCGAACCGGAGGTGAACGAGGGGCAGCCGGAAACTGAAGACTCCTCAGATGGTTATTATCTTACTGTTTGCCAAGGATTAGCCGTCACTAATTTCCTGTTCTATTGCAGATGAACCCCTGGTCCGTCTGAAAACGAAGATGAAGCCCAAGCGCAAAACCTCGGCGCGTTCCTCCAAGGATCAGGGTCCGATATCGCTGCAGCAGGAGCTTGCCGATCTGCTCGACGATGGTGGCAAGCGTCGGCGCAGGAAGGCACCTGACCAGCGAACAACCACCGAGTCGCAGGAGTCCGAGCTACAGGCAGTTCTCGAGCGCAAGCCGAAGGGCTGCTCCCGCGCTCAGCTGGCCAAGAGCTACGAGAAGGCCATTGCCAGCTACATGAGTGCCAGCTGCGACCTGTGCGAGTTTAGTGCTCCCTACCTATCCGAGTTGAAGACCCACTTCCTGGAGGTGCACCAGCGCGAGTACTACATCAAGTGCTGCGGAAAAATCTTTACACGCGCTTCCAAGCTGATGGACCACATCCGCAAACATATCAACCCCAAGCTATTTACGTGAGTTTGAAGCCATAGGGTTCTGTCTGTTGCTACATAGACTTTCAACTCCCATAGCTGCACCATTTGCCAGAAGTCGCTCAACTCGCAGGACTACCTGGCCACTCATATCGAGACGGTGCACAACAAGGTTGCCCAGATCGGCAAGGTGCTGAAGTTCCCGTGCCCCAAGTGCGAACGCACTTTCAGCAGCGAGCGGCGAATGGCGAATCACCTGGCCAAGCACGACACCGATCAACTGGAGCACACCTGCGAGATCTGCTGCAAAAGGTGAGAATAGCGCAGGGTCTCTGATGGAATTGGAATTCGTGCCCCATATCTTATTTAGTTATCGTTATTTCGCACGCAAATGAGAGGGATAGCTGTCTACTTATTCCGCACTCACACGGTTTCGAGAATAGCTAgaaagaaatcaattttttgAAGTTTAGAAACTGTCTTGCAAGTTGAGTATTTGATACGAAATTATCTGTTATAGCTTTGCCAATGTACACCGCCTGCGAAGGCACATCCAATCCATCCACGAAGACCTGCATCGTCACGTTTGCGACATCTGCGGCAAGAAGTTCAAGTTCAAGCCCTCCTTCGAGCGCCATTTGCTGGAGCACCAGGGCGTCGTGGCCCCAGCTGTGGAGTGCCCCGTCTGCGGTGTGTGGCTGAAGAACGAGCACAGCTTGCGCCTGCACCGCTTCACGCACGACAGCACGGACACCGTGTGTCCGCATTGTGGCAAGACCTGCACATCGCGCACAGCGCTCCGCGGTCACGTCAAATACGCCCACAAGCTGACCACCAATCTGCAGTGCACGTTCTGCGAGAAAACCTTCAAGCAGCAGCGCAACCTGGACGAGCACATGGCCATCCACACGGGCCTGCAGCTGTACAACTGCCCGCATTGCCCCAAGGAGTGCCGCTCCCGCTCCAACATGTATGTCCACATTAAGCAGCGTCACGCGGACGAGTGGTTGCGCGCCAAGATGGCACGCTCGCACAATCCGCAGTTCAAACCGGCCGACGTTTAATCCTGACCCCCCACAAATGTGTTTAATCATTATACGTATAATTAAACTATACTCCACTGGTTTCTTTCTTATTGGAGGTCTTCGTAGCAGACAATGGTTGTTAGAGGtagcttataaatatttattgaatcacATAGTAGAATGTTATTACAAGTGGAGCTCAGATGATTTATGTTGTATGTATGTTGATCCAAGGTCCTTCAAGGACCTTGATCCTTCAAGGGTTCATATAGACGGATAACATCTCCAGGTGTCCATACGAATATTTGATTACTTATTAGGCTGGCAGAATTTCGCTGAGCGATGATGCGAGTTCTTTGGATATGGCTTCTGGAAACTGGATGGAGAACGTGACGACGATGGCTCCGCGAAGGGAATTGTTCATGGAATCGGGCAATCCGTAGCCCGGAATGCGGCGGACGGATTTCGGATTAATTACCTCGCCTACGTCGGTGTTGAGTTCCATCGGACTGCCAAGAAGCGTCGGCACCATCACGTGGACACCGCACAAAGCATCCTTCAGGGAGATTTCGGCTGTGTACAGCAGATCGTTGCCATCGCGGCGGAAGATTGGGTGTGGCTTGTCCCGGACTACAAACACGACGTCGGGGGGCTCAATGCCGGGCAGCTGAAGGCCCGCCTTGGGAAAGCAGATCTTGGTGCCAGACTTACAGCCCGGTTGGATCTTGACAGTGAGAACCTTGTCATGTTGTAGCACATCGACGCCGTTCCTTGGCGAAGCCCGGGAGATCTTCATGCGCCTCTTGCACCCGTTGGCAATGCCCTCCAGTGAAACGTATACATCATGTTCGATGGTCGACTGGGGTGACTGGGGTGAAACGCAACGGCGTTTAGGCGCGCCCCCTTCTCCACCCAACGGGACGTCATCGTTGCTGTCGAAACTGCTGTCGCTGTCCTCGAAGACCGTGGAATACGATTCCCTGCTGTCGAAGTAACGTCCAAAGCTGGCCCGCGAGTTGTTTTGGCCaccgccactgccactgccactgccactgccactgccactgccactgccactgccactgccactgccactgccactggcactggcactgccactggcactggcactgccaccgccaccgctaCCAAATGGCATTCCATCGCCGAAATCGCTACCTTGATTCGGGCTACTGCCTCGGGAACCCTGGTCTCTGCGGTCATCGTAGCATCTGCGCTTCCTGTTGTCCGAAAGGACCTCGTATGCCTTGGACACCTGCTTAAAGATCTCCTCCGCTTGAGGGCTCTTGTTTTTGTCCGGATGGTAGCGCAGCGCCTGCTTATGATATGCCTTGCGGATCTCGCCATTATTGGCATTGCGCTGGACGCCCAGTATCTTGTAGTAGTCTTTAGGCATGGCTTCTTACTCCAAATATTTGACGTTCACAGACGAACAAGTGCAACTCGTTGGAAAATTTTATCGAATTGTGATAAATATTGTTCCAATCAGAAAGAATGTTGCTTAATTTGAACAACACTGCTACGGTGACTTTATGCACACtacaatttgatttcaattttatagCCTAACgccttttgttttagtttttctgtTGGTCTGATTTTGCTTAACTTTTACAACAATATTTTGCTGGATAACTTTAAGAAGGGAGTGGAATATAACAGCTTTTGAATTCAAGAACCGATTactttttattgatatttgcCGCCATGCTCAGTGCCATGGTTACCCAAAATCCATCGATTACTAGCTGCGTTCATACGATAGTACCTATCGAGAGTCGCTCATCACTGCCGGCATCAAACGGTCACATCACTCtcaaaaataattgataagCAACAGAGTGA
This Drosophila simulans strain w501 chromosome X, Prin_Dsim_3.1, whole genome shotgun sequence DNA region includes the following protein-coding sequences:
- the LOC6725596 gene encoding transcription factor grauzone; translated protein: MICRLCLRCLSPGSAVFLFETDDTLAETRLVKMIAKFLQLEILPDDSISTSVCTECCEHLEDFNGFWQLVEQKQCSLKKEFLTVDVDCAAMKWTGGVDVDVNIDELPLATGDMDEKPLDLHNLSLLGSVLDVNVDSVDVREPIKEQLPCESEEEDEKPCLQASDSEPEVNEGQPETEDSSDDEPLVRLKTKMKPKRKTSARSSKDQGPISLQQELADLLDDGGKRRRRKAPDQRTTTESQESELQAVLERKPKGCSRAQLAKSYEKAIASYMSASCDLCEFSAPYLSELKTHFLEVHQREYYIKCCGKIFTRASKLMDHIRKHINPKLFTCTICQKSLNSQDYLATHIETVHNKVAQIGKVLKFPCPKCERTFSSERRMANHLAKHDTDQLEHTCEICCKSFANVHRLRRHIQSIHEDLHRHVCDICGKKFKFKPSFERHLLEHQGVVAPAVECPVCGVWLKNEHSLRLHRFTHDSTDTVCPHCGKTCTSRTALRGHVKYAHKLTTNLQCTFCEKTFKQQRNLDEHMAIHTGLQLYNCPHCPKECRSRSNMYVHIKQRHADEWLRAKMARSHNPQFKPADV
- the LOC6725597 gene encoding dnaJ protein homolog 1, with translation MPKDYYKILGVQRNANNGEIRKAYHKQALRYHPDKNKSPQAEEIFKQVSKAYEVLSDNRKRRCYDDRRDQGSRGSSPNQGSDFGDGMPFGSGGGGSASASGSASASGSGSGSGSGSGSGSGSGSGSGSGGGQNNSRASFGRYFDSRESYSTVFEDSDSSFDSNDDVPLGGEGGAPKRRCVSPQSPQSTIEHDVYVSLEGIANGCKRRMKISRASPRNGVDVLQHDKVLTVKIQPGCKSGTKICFPKAGLQLPGIEPPDVVFVVRDKPHPIFRRDGNDLLYTAEISLKDALCGVHVMVPTLLGSPMELNTDVGEVINPKSVRRIPGYGLPDSMNNSLRGAIVVTFSIQFPEAISKELASSLSEILPA